From a single Labrenzia sp. PHM005 genomic region:
- a CDS encoding ROK family transcriptional regulator, with amino-acid sequence MNDTSFSSVAFRTSGTNLKRAKLHNHRVVLEIIRTRGPVSRTEISEITSLSRQTVQNIVADMESRGVVTMQASKAVGRGHPGMKVQLKADHAFSLGFHVNRLSVVAIACDLFGQIVWQQSAVLPSGPASATAANNLVVQLTNQLRKDKPDLCEKVFGVGLAAPGPFLSEEEISEGFDATVFSEFGAPDNLAKLQTTLGLPVVIQNDASAAALGEHVYGLGQSFSSFAFVQFGMGLGSGLILNGALYSGATKNAGEVGHICVDPAGPNCTCGRRGCLEKYLSINALCERLRLEPTDHTSVAKIEALFEQRDPAILDWMSEVAPHLWKLIDVIDMMLDPEAIIIGGIIAPAFLRELLSKASPLPERPFGTGQKVERIMIGEAGVTAVALGATATAVDALYAPQISHLFLA; translated from the coding sequence ATGAACGATACATCTTTTTCGTCGGTGGCCTTTCGGACCAGCGGTACAAACCTCAAGCGCGCAAAGCTGCACAACCATCGGGTCGTCCTTGAAATCATCCGGACACGCGGCCCTGTTAGCCGCACCGAAATCTCTGAAATTACATCGCTTTCCCGCCAGACCGTACAAAACATTGTGGCGGATATGGAAAGCCGTGGTGTAGTGACAATGCAGGCGAGCAAAGCTGTCGGCCGGGGGCATCCGGGTATGAAGGTGCAGCTGAAAGCGGATCATGCGTTCAGCCTTGGGTTCCACGTCAACCGGCTCTCTGTTGTTGCTATCGCTTGTGATCTTTTCGGGCAAATTGTCTGGCAGCAGTCTGCTGTCCTGCCATCAGGACCCGCATCAGCAACGGCTGCCAACAACCTCGTGGTGCAGCTGACAAATCAGCTCCGGAAGGACAAACCAGATCTTTGTGAAAAAGTATTTGGGGTCGGATTGGCGGCTCCTGGCCCATTCCTTTCTGAGGAGGAAATTTCAGAGGGATTTGATGCCACGGTTTTTTCCGAGTTCGGAGCTCCAGATAATCTCGCCAAATTGCAGACCACATTGGGGCTCCCGGTTGTCATTCAAAATGATGCCTCTGCTGCAGCTCTCGGAGAACACGTTTATGGCCTCGGGCAAAGTTTCAGCAGTTTCGCCTTTGTGCAGTTCGGTATGGGGCTTGGCTCAGGGTTGATTCTCAACGGCGCCTTGTATTCAGGCGCAACCAAGAATGCAGGCGAGGTTGGGCATATCTGCGTCGATCCAGCCGGTCCGAATTGCACCTGCGGCCGTCGAGGGTGTCTGGAAAAATACCTCTCGATAAATGCCTTATGCGAACGGTTGAGGCTTGAACCGACAGATCATACGTCTGTTGCTAAGATCGAGGCGCTTTTTGAACAACGGGATCCAGCTATTCTCGATTGGATGTCAGAGGTTGCTCCGCATCTTTGGAAATTGATCGATGTGATTGATATGATGTTGGATCCGGAAGCAATCATCATTGGGGGGATAATCGCCCCCGCATTCCTCCGGGAATTGCTATCCAAAGCCTCACCGCTGCCAGAGCGTCCCTTCGGCACGGGACAAAAGGTTGAACGGATCATGATCGGCGAGGCCGGGGTAACAGCAGTCGCACTGGGGGCAACCGCGACTGCGGTGGACGCGCTCTACGCACCACAGATTTCTCATTTGTTTCTCGCCTAG
- a CDS encoding carbohydrate ABC transporter permease — protein sequence MHGRRQKREKWILLAPAVAVLGTITLLPLANTVWLSFTDTRISALPTPVHFIGLENYIFALTDPDFQDALLRTLYFTIVSVGLEGVLGVAAAVLLNQKFRGQLLLRALIILPWAVPTIVNAVAWRLIYHPDYGALNSLLFQLGLISDYQSWIGNPATALNMVILADVWKNFPLVAYVALAALQTVPGDLEKAAAVEGANPWKRFWTITLPWISGPLLVVMVLRTIEAFRVFDIVYVMTGGGPADSTKTASFYIYQEYFNYLRSGSGASYAVLLAGLSAVLILFYYTQAKRQGQGAAG from the coding sequence ATGCACGGCCGACGCCAGAAACGAGAAAAATGGATCCTTCTGGCGCCGGCCGTAGCGGTTCTTGGAACAATTACCCTTTTGCCTCTCGCAAACACGGTTTGGCTGAGTTTCACAGACACGCGGATTTCGGCTCTACCAACACCGGTGCACTTCATCGGGCTCGAGAATTATATCTTCGCACTCACAGACCCTGATTTTCAGGACGCATTGCTGCGTACCCTCTACTTCACAATTGTGTCGGTGGGACTGGAGGGTGTGCTCGGTGTCGCAGCCGCAGTGTTGCTTAATCAGAAATTCCGCGGACAACTCCTTTTACGAGCCCTAATTATCCTCCCTTGGGCGGTACCGACAATAGTCAACGCGGTCGCCTGGCGGCTGATATATCATCCGGACTATGGCGCCCTGAACTCCTTGCTCTTTCAACTGGGGCTCATCAGTGATTACCAAAGCTGGATCGGCAATCCAGCGACCGCGCTTAACATGGTAATCTTGGCCGATGTTTGGAAGAACTTCCCACTTGTTGCCTATGTCGCGTTGGCAGCCTTGCAGACTGTACCAGGCGACCTTGAAAAAGCTGCCGCGGTTGAAGGCGCCAACCCATGGAAACGGTTTTGGACGATCACACTGCCCTGGATATCAGGCCCGTTACTGGTCGTAATGGTTTTACGAACCATTGAGGCATTCCGCGTCTTCGACATTGTTTATGTGATGACCGGCGGCGGTCCGGCAGATTCAACTAAAACCGCAAGTTTTTACATCTACCAAGAGTACTTCAATTACCTCAGAAGCGGCAGCGGTGCGTCTTATGCCGTGTTGCTAGCAGGCTTAAGCGCCGTTCTCATTCTCTTTTACTACACACAGGCAAAGCGCCAAGGACAAGGGGCTGCAGGATGA
- a CDS encoding glucokinase, which produces MMNSIGLAADIGGTNARLALVENNEVRRDSIVRYANSEFPTPEAAIASYLREIGQKGCSQAVIAVAAPIEGPSVEMTNHPWTLNSSSIGRVLGSAEIRFINDFEALAHSLGKIEPERIKPVLSPEATAPDKASRLVVGAGTGFNAAPLYFKANGLIVGAGECGHSTLPATSSTELDLWSYLARGRGRASVERALSGNGLREIYEWQCLRSGTAAAPYTSAEIAQRAREETDPNCVATARQWVTLLGRVVGDLALIFLARGGIFLTGGVTRALSQFLDSPDFRTAFCAKGRQSKLVSEIPVHLLDDDFAALSGCAAQMR; this is translated from the coding sequence ATGATGAACTCTATCGGCCTTGCGGCGGATATCGGCGGCACAAACGCGCGTTTGGCTTTGGTGGAAAACAATGAGGTGCGCAGGGATAGCATTGTCCGGTACGCCAATTCTGAGTTCCCAACACCCGAAGCTGCGATCGCATCCTATCTCCGTGAAATCGGTCAGAAAGGCTGCTCTCAGGCGGTTATTGCTGTTGCCGCGCCCATCGAGGGGCCTTCCGTTGAAATGACAAACCACCCCTGGACACTGAATTCCAGCAGCATTGGGCGTGTTCTCGGCAGTGCTGAAATCCGCTTTATCAATGACTTTGAAGCCCTAGCCCATTCACTTGGCAAAATCGAACCGGAACGGATCAAACCGGTCCTGTCCCCTGAGGCTACGGCGCCAGACAAGGCCTCAAGACTTGTGGTTGGTGCTGGAACCGGCTTCAACGCAGCCCCCCTCTATTTCAAAGCGAACGGCCTCATCGTTGGCGCAGGGGAATGCGGTCACAGCACTCTGCCGGCGACGTCTTCAACTGAGCTTGATCTCTGGTCCTACCTGGCCAGAGGCCGGGGCCGGGCGTCAGTGGAACGTGCCCTATCTGGCAACGGACTGCGGGAGATTTATGAATGGCAGTGCTTGCGTTCTGGAACGGCCGCTGCACCATATACTTCTGCCGAGATCGCCCAGCGCGCAAGAGAAGAAACCGATCCGAATTGTGTAGCCACTGCACGCCAGTGGGTGACCCTTCTTGGACGGGTTGTTGGAGACCTTGCTCTCATCTTTCTCGCCCGGGGTGGAATTTTTCTCACAGGTGGTGTCACCCGCGCGCTATCTCAATTTCTGGACAGCCCGGATTTTAGGACCGCTTTTTGTGCCAAGGGGCGTCAGTCGAAGCTCGTTTCGGAAATTCCGGTTCACCTGCTCGACGATGACTTCGCCGCTTTGAGCGGGTGTGCTGCGCAGATGCGTTAG
- a CDS encoding carbohydrate ABC transporter permease: MKRTAPQTAAIYVSAVMLACFTVAPLLWLVVMSVSAPTDLTEVPLRWIPSEFDISRYAALLDIDGGSGERFLYALRNSLLTAGGATFAAVILSIPAAYAFSRRNASMVLLFAFLATIMMPPITYILPLYSTFSKFGMLNHTATLVIVYTAMLLPFATWLMKANIDVLPVEVELAAFMEGASTAYTVRHVVLPLALPAIAATAMLSFLVAWDEFFYALIFTNDQSAKTLPVAIADFSAGRVTDYGVIASVGVLATLPPAILAICFQKFIVSGLVAGSVKG, from the coding sequence ATGAAACGTACTGCTCCCCAGACAGCTGCGATTTACGTCTCTGCAGTCATGCTCGCCTGCTTCACAGTTGCACCGCTTTTATGGCTTGTGGTCATGAGCGTTAGCGCTCCAACCGACTTGACTGAAGTTCCCTTGCGCTGGATCCCCTCAGAATTTGACATTAGCCGGTACGCGGCATTGCTGGATATCGACGGCGGCAGCGGCGAACGGTTTCTCTACGCACTCCGGAATTCATTGTTGACCGCAGGCGGAGCCACGTTTGCCGCAGTGATCCTTTCTATTCCCGCGGCTTATGCTTTTTCGCGGCGAAACGCATCGATGGTGCTTCTGTTTGCGTTCCTGGCAACAATCATGATGCCGCCAATCACTTACATTTTGCCGCTCTATTCGACCTTCAGCAAATTCGGAATGTTGAACCATACCGCTACGCTCGTCATCGTTTACACAGCCATGTTGTTGCCATTCGCAACCTGGCTGATGAAGGCAAACATTGACGTGCTGCCGGTTGAAGTCGAATTGGCCGCGTTTATGGAAGGCGCAAGTACGGCCTATACCGTCCGGCACGTTGTTTTGCCTCTAGCACTACCAGCCATAGCCGCAACAGCGATGTTGTCGTTCCTGGTCGCCTGGGATGAGTTTTTCTATGCGCTCATTTTTACAAACGATCAAAGCGCCAAGACGCTTCCCGTTGCTATCGCAGATTTCTCCGCCGGCCGGGTCACAGATTACGGCGTGATCGCATCGGTAGGGGTCTTGGCGACACTTCCTCCGGCGATACTCGCGATCTGCTTCCAGAAATTTATCGTCTCCGGTCTCGTCGCCGGATCCGTAAAGGGCTGA
- a CDS encoding 2Fe-2S iron-sulfur cluster-binding protein: MKLFSDRNRAPHLGSFPLERLARISELADLSALPVFKGMSFREKARPESIVNAMSEAQAMLDALRDGVINEAQAEVPGDLLERQNHLKAFGYFADASMMATCALRPEMLLEHPFRNSDIGVLAHKLKTTQTKSLASGIDMIMADLRDAMEAPAPDVSNHSHALIIAVQTPREVRSGEPGETWLKGAGKHRSALRAAEVAVVLAQYLRLLGFSACAHSHSTSDVDLNRLAVASGLAVFKQGAVIAPYIGTEFSLAAVTTDFQIAEDAPLADLDRQSSLRTHGPAWHFGYRTAKSGRTLDPFQKRRYVDGAYPFEKLKRVDTPTTFIDEARVPRVPKRADMFARALFGDMGKKNQEGATGGQYVRKSAPSMAQRRALGAFVLLQDGEHNSALADQHTNAQENAENLKAMSYFLGVDAVGLSRCPDWAWYSHDAAGAQINPPHDQAVSMVIDQGFDTMEGATGDDWIAVSQSMRAYLRFSVLGSIVAKQIRNLGYPARAHTVMDGEVLQPPLLLLSGLGEVSRIGEVILNPYLGPRLKSGAVTTTMPLAHDKPISFGLQNFCENCNKCARECPSGAITAGPKLMFNGYEIWKSDSQKCTTFRVTNQGGAMCGRCMKTCPWNLEGIFSEAPFRWVAMNVPQAAPYLAKLDDIAGNGEQNFVKKWWWDLEHAPDGAYRAAKKVNVRQLQKDLDLRYEDQTLAVYPANLAPHPWPFPFPMEREKGIEAYQALITAEQYRARLERNETQGLAHEYRISGDAPVICVEVTGVEVMTDGVTKYEFSSLDGTPLPRWDAGAHIDIVVAPEFLRQYSLCGDPADLSKYQIGVLKEEAGRGGSRLLHRIFTKGRKIFISRPINHFPLQETAKKSYLMGGGIGITPMIAMANRLHSIGGEFEVHYCCSRRADAGFLNDLATVPWAERVQLHFSDEGTRADLAEILNAYAPGDHVYSCGPARFMSSVMEAAEHAGFQETERHVEYFNVPDTPEYENHAFTLKLARSGREIKVPADRTAAEVLGESGIQIDVKCSDGICGICKCGLVSGDVEHRDFVLSKSQRENTVILCQSRAAKPGDVIVVDL; encoded by the coding sequence ATGAAGTTGTTTTCCGATCGAAACCGGGCGCCTCATCTGGGGTCGTTCCCACTGGAGCGTTTGGCGAGAATTTCAGAACTTGCTGACCTATCTGCATTGCCGGTTTTCAAGGGAATGAGCTTCCGGGAGAAGGCACGGCCGGAAAGCATCGTCAACGCAATGAGTGAAGCACAAGCAATGCTCGACGCTCTGCGAGACGGTGTCATCAATGAGGCCCAGGCGGAGGTGCCCGGTGATTTGTTGGAGCGCCAGAACCATCTGAAGGCCTTTGGGTATTTCGCCGATGCCTCGATGATGGCAACCTGCGCTCTCCGGCCGGAGATGTTGCTTGAGCACCCGTTTCGGAATTCGGACATCGGTGTTCTGGCTCACAAGTTGAAAACGACACAGACCAAGTCTCTTGCGTCCGGGATCGATATGATCATGGCGGACTTGCGAGATGCGATGGAAGCCCCAGCGCCGGATGTTAGCAATCACAGTCATGCATTGATAATCGCGGTACAAACGCCTCGTGAGGTCCGTTCAGGTGAACCCGGCGAAACCTGGTTGAAAGGAGCGGGCAAACACAGATCTGCCTTGCGGGCTGCGGAAGTTGCGGTAGTGCTGGCGCAGTATTTGCGCCTTCTCGGCTTCTCGGCTTGTGCACACAGTCACTCCACCAGCGATGTTGATCTGAACCGGCTGGCCGTTGCTTCGGGTCTCGCAGTTTTTAAACAGGGAGCTGTGATCGCGCCCTACATTGGGACTGAGTTTTCTCTTGCCGCTGTCACGACCGACTTTCAGATTGCAGAAGATGCACCTCTGGCCGACCTGGACCGGCAATCTTCTTTGCGCACGCACGGTCCGGCCTGGCATTTTGGCTATCGCACAGCGAAGAGCGGGCGGACACTCGATCCCTTCCAAAAGCGCCGGTATGTCGATGGGGCCTATCCGTTCGAAAAACTCAAAAGGGTCGATACGCCAACAACCTTCATTGACGAAGCACGAGTTCCGCGAGTTCCCAAACGGGCAGATATGTTTGCCAGGGCTCTGTTCGGCGACATGGGCAAGAAGAACCAAGAGGGCGCGACCGGCGGTCAGTATGTCCGCAAGTCAGCCCCGTCGATGGCCCAAAGACGGGCGCTCGGTGCCTTCGTCCTTCTCCAGGACGGCGAGCATAACTCCGCGCTTGCGGATCAACACACAAATGCGCAGGAGAATGCTGAAAACCTGAAGGCTATGTCGTATTTCCTGGGTGTGGATGCAGTTGGATTGTCCCGTTGCCCGGACTGGGCCTGGTACTCCCATGACGCGGCTGGTGCACAGATTAATCCACCTCATGACCAGGCCGTATCCATGGTGATCGATCAGGGGTTTGACACGATGGAAGGTGCGACCGGGGATGATTGGATTGCTGTATCCCAGTCCATGCGGGCCTATTTGAGATTTTCCGTTCTTGGCAGCATCGTCGCCAAGCAGATCCGGAACCTTGGGTATCCGGCGCGCGCCCATACGGTCATGGACGGTGAAGTTCTACAGCCGCCGCTCTTGCTGCTGTCCGGTCTTGGCGAAGTCAGCCGAATTGGTGAGGTTATTCTCAATCCCTACCTGGGACCGCGTTTGAAGTCTGGTGCCGTTACCACCACGATGCCACTTGCGCACGACAAGCCGATTTCGTTCGGATTGCAGAACTTTTGCGAGAATTGCAACAAGTGTGCCCGTGAATGCCCGTCCGGCGCGATTACCGCGGGGCCGAAGCTGATGTTCAACGGCTATGAAATCTGGAAGTCAGACAGCCAAAAGTGCACAACCTTCCGGGTTACCAACCAGGGTGGCGCCATGTGCGGACGCTGTATGAAAACATGTCCGTGGAACCTTGAAGGCATTTTTTCGGAGGCGCCATTTCGTTGGGTCGCCATGAATGTACCGCAGGCGGCACCATATCTGGCGAAGCTGGACGACATTGCTGGAAACGGAGAACAAAACTTCGTCAAGAAATGGTGGTGGGACTTGGAGCATGCGCCTGATGGCGCTTATCGCGCGGCGAAAAAAGTCAACGTTCGGCAACTGCAAAAGGACCTGGACCTCAGATACGAGGATCAAACACTTGCGGTTTATCCGGCTAACTTGGCACCACACCCCTGGCCATTTCCGTTTCCTATGGAGCGGGAGAAGGGGATCGAAGCTTATCAAGCACTGATAACTGCAGAACAATACAGGGCTCGATTGGAGCGAAACGAGACACAGGGCCTTGCACACGAGTACAGGATTTCGGGCGATGCGCCGGTCATTTGTGTCGAGGTGACGGGCGTTGAAGTCATGACCGATGGCGTGACCAAATATGAGTTCTCATCGCTTGATGGCACTCCCTTGCCAAGGTGGGATGCCGGTGCCCATATCGATATCGTTGTGGCACCTGAATTTCTCCGCCAGTATTCATTGTGTGGCGATCCCGCCGATCTGAGTAAATATCAAATCGGTGTTTTGAAAGAAGAGGCCGGGCGCGGCGGATCCAGGTTGCTGCATCGGATCTTCACCAAGGGACGGAAGATTTTCATCTCTCGTCCAATCAACCATTTTCCTTTGCAGGAGACAGCGAAAAAATCCTATCTCATGGGGGGCGGGATCGGCATTACGCCAATGATCGCGATGGCAAACCGGCTCCATTCGATCGGCGGGGAGTTTGAAGTTCATTACTGCTGCAGCCGTAGGGCAGATGCGGGTTTTTTAAACGATCTTGCAACGGTTCCGTGGGCTGAGCGCGTGCAATTGCATTTCAGCGATGAAGGCACCCGCGCCGATCTGGCGGAAATCCTGAACGCTTATGCTCCTGGCGATCATGTATATTCCTGCGGCCCGGCACGCTTCATGTCGTCCGTAATGGAGGCTGCGGAGCATGCGGGTTTTCAGGAAACGGAACGCCATGTTGAATACTTCAATGTCCCAGACACGCCGGAATATGAAAACCATGCCTTCACGTTGAAACTGGCGCGAAGCGGCCGGGAAATAAAAGTGCCTGCAGATCGAACAGCGGCGGAGGTGCTGGGAGAAAGCGGCATTCAAATCGACGTTAAGTGCTCTGACGGGATTTGCGGTATTTGCAAATGCGGCCTGGTGTCTGGCGACGTTGAGCATCGTGACTTTGTGCTGTCAAAGAGCCAGCGTGAAAATACAGTCATCTTGTGCCAATCCCGCGCAGCCAAACCGGGTGATGTAATCGTGGTGGATCTTTAG
- a CDS encoding extracellular solute-binding protein yields the protein MKTIGKLFVGSVLTAFSLSSSAFADTTLNALFMSQAAYSEADIKSMTEKFETTNPGIKVDLEFVPYEALHDKIVAAAGAGDNGYDVVLYDVIWPAEFASRGFLTDVTDRIPADLTGQIFDGAWTTVEYGGKRYGMPWILDTKYLFYNSEMLEKAGISAPPKTWSELANQAKTLKAKGVVEYPLVWSWSQSEAMICDFTTLTAANDGAFFSEGEPAFTAGGARDAVEFMKMTLDEGLTNPASREYFEEDVRRVFSNGEAAFALNWTYMNAMANDPAESKVAGKVKVAPAPGVDGKSSASSVNGSMGLGIPSNSPHVEEAWAFISFLTQKDIQDDYAKLSLPIWKASYSEPKVLEGQEDLIAAAEQSIAVMYPRPLVPSYTEVSDILQKNIHQVLLDQASVDDALKAAADRVKRIR from the coding sequence ATGAAGACGATTGGAAAACTGTTTGTCGGGAGTGTTCTGACAGCCTTCTCACTGTCATCGTCGGCTTTCGCCGATACAACTCTGAACGCTTTGTTCATGAGCCAGGCCGCCTACAGCGAGGCGGACATCAAATCGATGACCGAGAAATTTGAAACAACAAATCCGGGCATCAAAGTCGACTTGGAATTTGTGCCTTATGAAGCGCTCCACGACAAGATTGTCGCCGCGGCCGGCGCTGGAGACAACGGCTATGATGTCGTGCTTTACGATGTGATTTGGCCTGCGGAATTCGCGTCCCGCGGTTTCCTAACAGATGTCACAGACCGGATTCCGGCTGATTTGACCGGGCAGATTTTCGACGGCGCCTGGACCACCGTTGAGTACGGCGGAAAACGCTATGGCATGCCATGGATCCTCGACACGAAATACCTGTTTTACAATTCAGAGATGCTTGAAAAAGCCGGAATCTCCGCACCGCCTAAGACGTGGTCGGAACTGGCAAACCAGGCAAAAACCCTCAAGGCCAAAGGCGTGGTTGAGTATCCGCTCGTCTGGAGCTGGTCCCAATCAGAGGCCATGATTTGCGACTTCACAACCTTAACCGCGGCAAATGACGGAGCGTTTTTCTCCGAGGGCGAGCCTGCCTTCACTGCAGGTGGAGCGCGGGACGCGGTTGAATTCATGAAGATGACCTTGGATGAAGGTCTGACCAACCCGGCCTCACGTGAATACTTTGAAGAAGACGTCCGTCGGGTATTCTCAAACGGAGAAGCAGCGTTCGCCTTGAACTGGACATACATGAACGCCATGGCGAATGATCCGGCCGAAAGTAAGGTTGCCGGCAAGGTCAAAGTCGCTCCAGCCCCCGGCGTCGACGGAAAGTCCTCTGCGTCCAGCGTAAACGGATCGATGGGCCTCGGCATCCCGTCCAACAGCCCGCATGTTGAAGAGGCTTGGGCATTCATTTCCTTCCTGACCCAGAAAGACATCCAGGATGACTATGCAAAGTTAAGCCTGCCGATCTGGAAAGCGTCCTACAGCGAACCCAAGGTGCTGGAAGGTCAAGAAGACCTGATTGCTGCTGCAGAACAAAGCATTGCTGTCATGTATCCGCGCCCGCTTGTTCCCTCCTACACCGAAGTCTCCGACATCCTTCAAAAGAACATTCATCAGGTCCTGCTGGATCAAGCCAGTGTTGATGATGCTCTGAAAGCGGCGGCAGATCGCGTGAAGCGCATCCGCTAA
- a CDS encoding MarR family winged helix-turn-helix transcriptional regulator — protein sequence MSGEYTLHKRIGFKVTRLARIMETRLESQLTEHGVTRLMWCALRGIGMENVTTPSQLADYICITRPAISRLLNTMEERGLVRRTGIDDDKRFTEVDLTELGTEKMKLCHVLVRELNDHFSSKVGQDSYELFMTVIDQMTEGENIQLMRL from the coding sequence ATGTCCGGCGAATACACACTGCACAAACGTATCGGCTTCAAAGTCACCCGTTTGGCGCGGATCATGGAAACCCGTCTGGAATCGCAATTGACCGAACACGGAGTGACGCGGTTGATGTGGTGCGCTCTTCGGGGGATCGGAATGGAAAACGTTACCACTCCCTCCCAATTGGCGGACTACATCTGCATTACCCGGCCGGCCATCTCACGGCTGCTCAATACCATGGAAGAACGTGGATTGGTTCGGCGCACCGGGATCGACGATGACAAGCGTTTCACTGAAGTGGATTTAACCGAATTGGGGACGGAGAAAATGAAGCTCTGCCACGTTCTGGTGCGTGAGTTGAACGATCACTTCTCGAGCAAAGTGGGTCAGGACAGCTACGAGCTGTTCATGACAGTGATCGACCAAATGACTGAGGGCGAGAACATCCAGCTGATGCGGCTTTGA
- a CDS encoding ABC transporter ATP-binding protein, with the protein MALDQILKIDKLAKKYGDVDVLKDINISMKQGEFLVLVGPSGCGKSTLLSCISGLTETSSGAIHIAGTDCTYVEPSKRDIALVFQSYALFPNMSVERNIGFGLEVRKVPDAIKKQKVTEVSELLKIGHLLQRRPAELSGGQRQRVAMGRALVRDPKLFLFDEPLSNLDAKLRVTMRTEIKRIHQQTNASIVYVTHDQIEAMTLATRIVVLKDGIVQQIGTPHEIYNQPVNTFVADFMGSPAMNLMRGTAHRLSDHIRLEIKAEQGREIVLIDKETPPDLLSSETSDLIVGLRPEAISDKSPNERPNLQTADCLLEVVEPAGADTYAVTNLGGTEAIARLSADARPKPGDLAPITFDLSKISYFDPSSGNRL; encoded by the coding sequence ATGGCTTTGGATCAGATCTTAAAGATCGACAAGCTCGCGAAGAAGTACGGCGACGTTGATGTGCTGAAAGACATCAATATTTCGATGAAACAAGGAGAATTTCTCGTCCTTGTCGGACCATCGGGATGCGGAAAGTCGACATTGCTGAGTTGCATTTCCGGTTTGACCGAGACGTCGTCTGGGGCAATTCACATTGCTGGTACCGACTGTACTTATGTCGAGCCATCAAAACGGGATATCGCCTTGGTTTTCCAATCCTATGCGCTCTTCCCCAACATGAGTGTTGAGCGGAATATCGGCTTCGGTTTGGAAGTTCGAAAAGTCCCTGACGCGATTAAGAAGCAGAAAGTTACAGAAGTCTCCGAGCTCCTGAAGATCGGACATTTACTGCAACGCCGGCCTGCTGAGTTATCAGGTGGCCAGCGGCAACGTGTGGCCATGGGCCGCGCTCTAGTCCGTGATCCAAAACTGTTTTTATTCGATGAACCCTTATCCAATTTGGACGCAAAGTTGCGCGTGACTATGCGCACAGAAATCAAAAGAATTCATCAGCAGACAAACGCGTCGATAGTCTACGTCACTCACGATCAGATCGAAGCGATGACACTGGCAACCCGCATTGTCGTACTTAAGGATGGGATTGTTCAGCAGATTGGAACCCCGCACGAAATCTATAACCAGCCGGTCAACACATTCGTAGCAGATTTTATGGGGTCGCCGGCAATGAACCTCATGCGTGGAACGGCTCACCGATTAAGTGATCACATCCGTCTGGAAATAAAGGCGGAACAAGGCCGTGAAATCGTTCTGATCGACAAGGAGACCCCTCCCGACCTCTTATCGTCTGAAACAAGCGATCTAATTGTCGGTCTCCGCCCGGAAGCCATATCCGATAAATCGCCGAATGAACGGCCAAACCTTCAAACCGCGGACTGCCTGCTCGAAGTTGTTGAACCAGCGGGGGCTGACACCTATGCCGTGACCAATCTTGGCGGCACTGAAGCTATTGCCCGGCTGTCTGCCGATGCACGGCCAAAACCCGGAGATTTGGCTCCGATTACGTTCGACCTCTCTAAAATCTCATATTTCGATCCATCCTCCGGAAACAGACTATGA